DNA from Ananas comosus cultivar F153 linkage group 12, ASM154086v1, whole genome shotgun sequence:
CTTTATATTTTAACTGTTTCAATAATAAAATGCTGGAAGAACCCAGAAAACATGTATTACTAGCCCTTCGGGGTATGATAGGatatttgtttgttttatgTGTATAATATTCGCTTTTATATGCCGTAGTGTATGTGCTCAATGGATGTTTCTGCATTCATCTTATGATATTCTGTAAGGCCAAGTCAGTTTATGGAGTATCTGTAAGGGGTGAGAACTTTTGCAAGATTGTGCTCTTTTATATACCTTTTCTTTTAGTAGGGGAATGGTGTTGGCAAAACGATTTCATGAGAGCAGAAATGCCTGCGTTCTCTTTCTgtttgtatttaatatttgtgCCATGTTATGttgtaataataaaataaataaaattattgttgTTTTCCTAACCTTTCCTGCACACACAGAGTGTGGAAGAGGCCGACAGGCCGTCAGAAGGTTTCTACATTCGTTCTGGGATCACTGTGGTATTAAAGAACTCTGTCATTCCAGATGGTACAGTTATCTAGGTATGTTTTATACAGCAAATTATCTGTGATTTGCGACGTATTAATCTTAATTAGTCCTTGCAATAATCCATTACCCTGAAGGCTTTGGAAGCATAGTACCTGGTTCTTCTATCATCAATTTTCAAAATCTCAATGGTTAGAGACTCGAAAAGTTGTTGACTTTTATCACCAAGGCATCTGATTTTGCGGTTCATATGTTGTGACGATCTTTGCTGTTAGTGATGACATATTGGACAGCTGATCATGATTGCTGTGTAACATAATAACCATTGACCAGCATGCTTCATCCTGCTCTTTgtatagcttctttttttttttttttttcttttttacggCAAAAGTGATGTGAAGAATAAGAAAGAACAACCCAAATGTGTTGATCTTGTTGCTTTTTATTGTGATACATTTTATTAGTGCTCCATGCGTCATTAAGATAAGAATTAGacatgaaaaattataggggaAAACTACTAAGCAATAAAACTACGTGCTTGTGGTTTAATGGATTTACAGACTATACCTAGTAGTTCTATATGCTGTACTTAACTATTCCATGATTACTGTTTCATTGATGGTATAATTAATGACATGGCGAGGATTGTGGCTGTGTTTTGTGCCCTACATAATACGAGTTATATGCTATATATTAACTAGAGTTTCTCATGGCATAAAGCAGCAGTAATTGCACGATAGTTAAGCGCAATGAATGAGACCATAGGTTAGAAAAGTGCAAATGCACTAACTTGCAGAGAGTTTATTTAAACTTCTTTCAAGAAGGAAAAAAAcgagaaaaagaaacaaaaaagtatGAATCGTTCTTTTCCTATGTGTCATCCTCTTGTTTCGGTGGAAATTGCCTGGTGCTTGCCGACAAGGTTCCACAACCTGAGGGATTGGTTAGAGATGATTTTGGAAGTGGAGGAGTTGAGCGAGAGTATAATCTCGTAGCCATCCTTCAACCCATCCATTCCATCCGTGAGAAGCTGCCAAAAGAGACCACCTGCAAGCGGGCCGCCGTTCTGGGCGGAGCCATAAATGGAGTCAAATGCGGCTTCAAGCAAAGCATCTCTCTGGGGGACTCCCGATCCGCTGTCCCTCAACGACTTGCCGAACTCGGTGAAGAGGAGCGGCTTCTTCACGAGTGCGGCCGAGTCTTCGACGTGCGCCTGGGTCCAATCCCGGAGATACCTCAGTTGCTCTTCGTTTGTCCAGTTTGATAGCCTGCAACAAGCATGTAAATAAGCTACGCCACTAGCTGCATGGCGACTGAGACCTTGTGCGCGCGCACCATAAATTGAGCGAAAGCCGAATGGTCAGGGGACAATTTGCTCGGAATGTAaggtgataataataataataataataataataaaatctttaGACACAGAGGAATCATTTTTTCAGTTCCACCGTACGATAGATAAGAAACAGGACAACTTTGGTTTTCGTCAAGCTGATCAGAGAACATACCAGATACCGGGATAGGCATGAATGGTGGCGAAATCGATGCCCTGGACCTGATTGTTGGGGACAAAATCGGTTCCGAAGACGAGACCGTTAGGGTTGAATTGCTTCCGGAATTGCGAGGATGCACCGTAGAAGCCTTCCATGCCGATCTCAACCAAGTGAGCCCGGTCGATTGATTTCACGTAGCCACCCATCTCTGCGATCCACCCCTACACTACACACGTACGTACGTATATGCACACGCATGCTTGTGCATGCATAATTAATGAACTAATAATTGTTATTCACCTCACCTGGAGCGTAGCACCGGAGAGGTCGTCCTCGCAACGTGGCTCGTTGATGAGCTCCCAGGCGAGAATGGTGGGGTCGTCCCTGTAGGCTACCCTGCTTATTGTGTTTACCCTCGTCACAACCGTCTGTTTTTGCAAAGACACAAGGGTAATTAATAAGACACATCACCACATTAGTTTTTGAACACTTATTATTACATTATTATAGAGATGCACgcagttacaaaaaaaaagagcaattaaattaatttaattaattaatgccaCGTGTGCGTTAGAGAAGTAAGCAGTTGTAAATCGGATGATCTATTTATTTAAGGATAAATACTTTTTCACTgatttcatcaatttttttattttaatatattaaaaatttatatgatgTGTCTAATTAAATTCTCGAGGGCTTGTAAAATTTAGAAATCTTTTTTAGatcttataatattaaaaaatatttgactaTTTTATAAACTGAATCAAATATACTAAGGTTATATACACTGTAATCTTATATTACATTATTGCATTAAACTAAACGCTTTAATACAGTATCGATAGTAATCTCgtttagaaattcaaaatatctAGATATGTTGAAATAATCTATAATGTTTATATAACGCGAATTAAATGCGTCCTAAGCATATGAATAGGTATGCTTGGTCTTATAATACCACAAAGTTGTGTAAAAGATaaagattaaatatttacttttattgtaAGAAATTACTCGTGTACGTTAATTAGGTTGTactcgactctctctctctctctctctctatatatatatacattaccTTTACATGGTTCTTGTAGTAGCCCTTGACAATCTCATTCCTGTAGAAATCGTCATCTGATGTCACGTTCTCCCCTCTGTCTCTTGCCCACTCCACGTACTGCGGTCTCCCTCCAAAGTCTTTGTAGTTATTCACCAAGCTCAGTATCAGATATATCCCATGCTTTCCTGCTTCCGATACTACAAAGTCCAGGCCCTGGAACAGAAAATGGAAAGAAGTGGTTAATTACCAAGTAATTcgagtccaaaaaaaaaaaaagaaaaaagaaaaaagaaaaaaggaaaaccaGAAGtaaggtttttttaaaaaaagaaaagcaattcAATTAATTAGACCAAAcaaaatgcatatatatatatatatatatatagcatgtgATTAATTGCACGCTTGCTAGCCGGGGAATAATTATGAGTGATCGAAAATTATATATGCACACCTGGAACATGGCCTCATTATAGGAGCCCGGAGAGTATTGGAGTGGCCAGGCGCCTCCGTCGCTGAAAGCCCAGGTTCTTCCCAAGGTCAGTCCGTGGCCGGCGGCTTGCTCCAACGCGGCCGTCACCTCTCCCCTCTGCggggcggtggcggtggcggtggcgttGGCGTTGGCGGTGGCCGTGGCGTTGGCGGTGGCGTTGGCGTTGGCCGCCACCAGCATCAACCAGTAGGCGTTGAATCCGTTGAAGTAGAAGGCGCTCCCGTTCACCACGAACCCCGTTCCCTCCACCCCCACGAATCCGCCGATCACATTAATGTAATTACTACTGCTGTTCGCCTCACCCCTACAACCCCTCCCGGCGATCAAGTAGTACTGTACGCTACTCATCATGCCTAACAAGACAGTACAAGCTGAGCAGCTGCCGCGAATATTGCAGGCCCTAGTACTGCTTCTACACCCCCGcgccattatatatatatactctcgaTTAATTACTTAAGGGCTTGGATTAATTAATGTATATTCACTCGGATCAATTTGGAAATAACAATATTGTATACGCACCGTGCATGATCAGTCGGCAACTTTAATTGACTACTATGGTGAGCGGCTAATTGGCTTATACGCGTGTGCTAATTGTCACACCGCGCGAGTAAGAAATAAAAGTTACCGCTTAATTGCATTATATATGTTTCAGAAATAGTAATTAGAGGGCATTACATATATAGTTAGTTTTTTGATATGGCTCTTAATTTCAGTGATCTACGCAGATCATTCATTTTCTTGTTTGTATATATTTATCAACGGTAACTACTTAATTATGGCTAAAACAGCAGGGCCAATCCTGTTTTAGACTGATTAATGCATTAATTACCACTATATACTACTTAATTGGTGCACTATATGGTACGCATCAAGTTTATCCAGTGATTCTGCACATGCACATCGATCGTAGTTAATAGAGCATGCATTAATCTTTCGCATTGAGGCTAGCCACTTAAGCCACCCATCTTTCTGAATGCTGGTTATTAGCTGTGATATCTAGCATgctctttaatttctttctctcctGCTCGTTTCCTTTTCCCAGATTGATCGGTACGCCATAgtgccacacacacacatatatatatatatatatatatatatatatatatatatatatatatatatatatatatatatatatatatatatagtatattggCCTAGttcgataatgcacttttgcaggattgaGACTCTAACTTGAAATTGATCGCctacaaacctaattgagggtaaagcGAACACGTtcgcgaagtcggttcggcaatccgtcgagcctacgcgaagatatcgccaaaatgACGTTTTCAGCTTCAAAATGGAATGATAATCGAAATCCGtcgagcctagctctatatatagtatagatattatattgtagatagtatagtagcctaactctatatatagtatagatagtatagtagcctNtatatatatatatatatatatatatagaattgtgctcctatacttttaaaagtaccaagttattggtgcttatagatttttagctattggattaagagacatacggttaggatgatgtgggccccctagggttgagtgggtggttggttgaatagtataatctaatggttaaaaataattcgaggagtagatctaacgataaaaaacttacaagcaccaagtgcatggtgcttttacaagcaccatagctgcactctatatatatatatatcataatacgACGACAGGGCTTAGATATGCCCCCATACGTGTGTACGTAGTATGTACCCCACTGCTCCTGTGGGTTATGGGTTGCCAAATGCACCTCACCTCtatgcttttgttttttgttattgaaaaaaaaaaaaaaaaaagttgtttacGAAGATACCCAAACGACTTTTTAAACCGGAATGAGCTAGCGCTTTAGACATAGCCATTAGCATCACAAAAGCAAATCTTactaaacaaagaaaagaaataaaaggttATAATATTATCTCTGATATTCTAGTATATTTCTTTGGAATTAAAATAGTCATTGGCAGTACGTCTACATATGCaccttttttgtaaaaaaaaaaaaaatccctcaaAACGGTAGTGGAATTAGAGATGCATTTTGCCCCAAAATGTCAGTATATACCATCTACTCTAGCTAGCTAATATTATGAttaatttagtatatatatatgtaaagcaATTTAGTTTCGAAAATGTATTTTACAAGTCGCAGGCATCCCCGGCCCTGGTTTGCCATTCAATTCCAAATGCCACGCGGAAAATTAACTCTCTTCCTGCGACCCGGCCGTTAAACATAAAGTTGAATTGCTTAAAGGAGCCATTAGTTATAGAGGGAAGAAAAAGGTTGCCTTCAAGTGCACCCCCTATTGTAGCTTATTTAAAAGTACCACGtacccctcctctctctcaaaTTATCTTTACTTGAAGCCTAAAAGCGTTTAATTGAAATTCTATGTAATCCCTTATGATtgtaaaaggaaaagaaagaaaggaaggaaaaaagaaaagtaaaaagatACTACTAGCTAGTTCTGCGGGTGCGCAAATAAAACAACGAAGCTAACGAGTTAAGACAGGAAGAGGccagcacatatatatatatatatatgcagacaAACTACAGTTGTTGGCCTCCGTCAGAATAACATCCGTCTCCcgatgcatgcatatatatatatatatatatatatatatatatatatatatatatatatatatgagctagactactatactatctatagtaccgagcttcggtactatagtgttggttttcgatcttagaacgttcaaatcaacgatccacaccgttaaaactgatctagggtatttaaagtttctaaaaataaaattttatattttttcgacatagtttattttatgatcaaactatttcaaaattgtcaaatttcaatggctattatgacgagtttggagtttaacagtgtagaagaatctaaatttcttcaaattttgatagaaaatactttaaactatatagattaaggttaacattcttgatcttgaatttaaaagtcctaatgCCTCAATTTTAAAGATTTTCATTTCCACGCGccattttgatattaatttatttactaagtaaagaTGGTATATCgaagaaaactaaaattttttctaagaattcatataccctagatcatatttaactggTGTGGCATGTTTGTTGAACGCCCtaaagatcgaaaacaaaacgACTATAGTACGGTGAGCTCAGTACTATAGGATAGAATATGTAGCCGTAATTATAtagagtaatatatatatatatactattatatatattatatgagtcCGGCTTATATGCTTGTACACGTACAAGCActtgtgcttgtaaattttttatcgctTAAATTCTCtgtcctttgatcattttaccgttagattatatatctattcaaccaaccactccaCATAAACCCTTATGAGGCCCATCATCATGCTTAACGCACGATCCTTAATCCACAGTgccgaaaacctacaagcaccaataatttggtactttaaaaacataggagcaatcattatataatatataacatatagatataatatatataaggtagtataggtatatatattatatagagtaaTGCTACtagctatcggaagcacggagccttcctgTGACTtcagtcgttttcgatgttgcgactttcaaatctgTCGATCGGCTCGTGTAAACTTGATCATAGAATACTTTGAAGTACCTACAAAAGTAAATTATTATGATTTCTACGATATATTTGCTTAGTGAACGCAAGTATGGCTCAAGATCAACAGCTGAAATAAATCTtataaatgtaataatatgatcattaaaattttaaatacaagaTATTGATTTTTTATATCAGTATAAAGaagtttctatcaaaatttcacgtgatttaaTATTATCTACACCGTTAACCTTGCAACGGTACTGACGTGTCATTGAAATTCTGTTGATTGAGACCCATCGATCCACTAGagaaatgatatcgaaaaaataaaatttatgtttctATGGTACTCCACAGATACTCTAgattcaagtttaacggagcgagtCGACATTCAAAAGTCGCCAACAATCGACAATGAGCtaagcacggaggctccgtgcttggCCGCATggatagtagcctcactcctataatatattatatatatatatagtagtatatattagtatataattCTTTATCGTCTGAGCAGCAGACGTACTGTACTACCGCTGTACACTAGCGAAGCCATGCTGAGATTAAAACGTTGGCATCGGAAGCAATCTCTTTCAGCTAGGACCGCTGGCGACACGTGCATTCCACGTAAGGGAAAAACGGAAAAAAGAACTCTTGtatgaaaatattttcataaattaCACCATCAGTTAATTGAGTTTGCACCCATAGCTAGTAGTAACAGAGTATTTAACTACACGTAACAAAAAAGCACTAGAAGTCTATATGCAAATTTGAAACGTACGAAGCGGTGAGCATAAATAATTATAGACTATCGTTCATACGACTAATACCTTCACACTAATCTTATCCACCGTATCATCAAGCGGCATTTGGTCATTGAAGTATCTTTTTCTCCAGGGGCAAGCAAGGTTAGTTCTTCGAGTCTCAAACGCATGATATTACTGCCGATAACCAGGCGCCGAAAGTAAGAAATTAGCAACTTCCCAAAAAGTAAGAAATTAGCAACTTTTGTCGACTACGCACGCCTTCATTCCGGAGTGCGAAACATCACAAGAGAATATGCTGGTTTGTAACTCCATCAAAGCATTCAAATAAGGTTGACTGTGAAAATCAGTagttcaacaaaataaaaattcacaaaatatacTGAGCAActaaaatttgatgatttttatAAGCACCGGAGTGAAACACTTCGAAAACGAAATATGGTCTAGCCTATGATTACAATTGCCCTGCTGCGAATTCTCAGATTGCATGTGGGATGGATTGCTGGAGATTGTCTGAATTAGTTTTCAACTTGGCTGTAAAACTCAAGCGTTAAACACTCCGAGCAGCATTAAGCTATGAAAAATTTACAGTGCTCACCTTGAGAACGAAGCAGTTCTTTGTAGCTCGATTCAGAACAATACACAAGAACATTAACATTTGTGAGCTCAAAACATAGGTTAAGTTATCAGCTGAAAATGAACTCTTTGTCCTAGTTTCAAACTCAATTTGCATTTTAAACTATTTCTTCTTTCCACCAGCAGGCTTAGCTTTTTTGCTTGAAGTTGTCTTTGCCGATTTATCAGTCGTTTCCTGAGATGATATATAAGCATAAAAGCCAATAGTTACAAAGGGCAACACGTGCAAGAAGACATTTAACAAATTACAAGAAACTTGACGAGAACAATAACAACTTAAACAGCAATAGTGAACTTATATTAACAATTTCAGACAACATAAACAAGCTAAAAAGAAAACCAGCTCTCTCTTGCATGGAAAGGAAGAAGCACGGTTTGCAACTTACGATGGCAACGCAAGCTACAAATTGTTTGACAACTCTAATTTTAGAGGAACCTGTTTCTCTACTCAACATAATAGTGGAGGAGACTCCTTTCAATGATCCATCCTCATAGTGATATGAACCAATAACCATAATTAAGATAAACAGATAAATATTAGAAAGAGTAAATAAGTACAAGTTGAAGTTCAGAAATGTTCACTCTTTCGAGTATCAAAGAGCAACACAATTTCTATGCACTGTTCAAAGACCAGTGATGCTTTATGGCTTCAAGTGCTGAAGCAAGAAGTGAGGGATAATGCGTTATGGTATCCGAACTGGCACCCTGGCCTTGGCAGCTTCGAGCTACCAATATGAAAGCTCGACCTCGAGGAGACCTGAATGGTAAACATACTAGACTTGAGCGTTAGCTGTGGAGTGCCTAGCTTGCATCCTTTTTCCTGTTACCCAGTTGGATCGCATTCAGCTTAATTTCTACAGTGCTTTTTCCTACTAGTTTCTTTCTACCACAACTAAAGGAAGTGATAGTTACATACAAAAAACCTCAACAAAGAAGTTGGAACAACTTCTCCAAAGGACACACATAATGTAAAAATCAAAAGCTAATCATTCCTCGCACATGGCCTAGTATTACTTCAGGTGAAAGAAGAAACAAATTTTTAAACACTTGCAGCATTTCCCTGTACATATAAGTACGTAACTAAAAAAGTTGGACATAAGCAAAAGAACAGCAAGTTACCAAACATCATCTGCCACATATTCATAGAATAATTCTAAAGTGCCACGCCCNaacatgtatatttatggttaCAAGTCATGTTCTCAATGCTGATTATTTTTAGCCATGATACGATCAACAACCTaagctacaacatgatttaccaaaaatccgaaaatcatacatgtcgactaatatatacttaggaataaaccgatgtaacctaCCTCGATCGCTAAACCCCGGCAGCAAGGAGGTCacaaaaaatccccaaatccacTGGAAAAACCAGGGTGTCCAGCTCAAGTTCGAAATCGCCCTGCACACATCGCAACGAAAAACTACAACTCAAATTCTGTCCGAAACACAGCAGCAGAGGAGAACATAATTTCGACCCAGCTAACCTTCAACAAATCCAgcaaataagggcttcgtggattcctctcgaagtcctgaatccaacgaaccaagtcccgTCAAAATCCGACGTTCCTACGCCGAGTACAAGCCAAAACACTGACGGTCGACGCTGAAAATCAGTAAAATCAGCACGCGAGCTCAAAACCGTACGTTCAAGTAATCCAAGGAGGAAAGTTAGgtacccacctcgacagcgaaTCCAGTGCCGGTGCGACGTCGAGGACGGCAAAAACACCCCCTCGCCTAGCCTCCTCGCGATGTAACGGCAGCAACCGTATGCGCGAATGGCTTCGCGGAGCGACGTCGATGTGGAAATCGAGCTTCGCGGCACgacccgagctcctccttgcttcggccaaatggagagagagagaatgcaaAAGTAAATAGAGTGCCACCCAGCTAAAGAATAAGTATGCATGGGGGGAAGAGGTTGCACGTGGCATCATAGCCACAATCAACACCAACTAagttcaataataataatatataaaagaaaggaTACTACATTCTCCCcaactacaaaaagtttcgtcctcgaaacgtaAACATACCTCAACTCGGAGAATCAAATAGATCGGGGTaagactccctcatcaccgtctcggGCTCCCaggtcgcctcccgctcctcgtgatgactccactgcactttcacgtACGGAATGACCCGgctgcgcaattctttcgtctcacgcgcaagaatccgcaccggtcgctcctcgtaccCCAGGTCCTCACCAATCtcgagtggagtgaagtcaatcacgtgagaaggatcgaaaacatatctcctcagtgccgagacgtggaacacatcatgaatCCCAGCAAGTCGgggtggtagagcaatcctgtaggctaccggtccaactcgctccaatacctcgaaagggcctacaaaacgtggactgagctttccacgtactccaaatcggcgaatccctctggacggcgagactttaaggaatacatgatctccaacctggaactccaagtctcgtctcctggtatcggcatagctcctctgtcggctctggGCTATCagaaggtgtcgtcgaacaactctcacccTCTCCTCAGCCTCTAGCAACAACTCAGGCCCAAAtgtcctcctctcacccacatcgctccatgaatgcggcaggggcattcgtccagagggattcgccgatttggagtacgtgggaagctcagtccacgttttgtaggccctttcgagGCATTGGAGTGAGTTGGACCAGTagcctacaggattgctctaccacccCGACTTGCTAGGattcatgatgtgttccacgtctcggcgctgagaagatatgttttcgatccttctcacgtgattgacttcactccactcaAGATTGGTGAGGACCTGAGGTACGAGGAGCGACCAGTGCGGATTCTTGCGGGTGAGTCGAAAGAATTGCGTAGCCGGGTCATCCCGTacgtgaaagtgcagtggagccatcacgaggagcgggaggcgacctGGGAGCCCGAGACGGGTCATGAGGGAGTCCTACctcgatctatttgattctCCGAGTTGAGGTatgtttaagtttcgaggacgaaactttttgtagcgGGGGAGAATGTagtatccttttttttatatattattattattgaactTAGTTGGTGTTGATTGTGGCTATGATGCCACGTGCAACCTCTTCCCCCCATGCATACTTATCCTTTAGCTGGGTGGCACTCTATTTACTTttgcattctctctctctccattcggccgaagcaaggaggagctcgggtcCTGCCGCGGAGCTCGATTTCcacgtcgacgtcgcgccgcgaagccgttcgAGCATACGGTTGCTGTCGTTACATCGCGAGGAGGCTGGGCGAGGGGGTGTTTTCGCCGTCCTCGACGTCGCACCGGCGCTGGAttcgctgtcgaggtgggtacCTAACTTTCCTCCTTGGATTACTTGAACGCACGGTTTTGAGCTCGCATGCTGATTTTACTGATTTTCAGCGTCGACCGTCAGAGTTTCGGCTCGTACTCAGCGTAGGAACGTCGAATTTCGAcgggacttggttcgttggattcaggatttcgagaggaatccacgaagcccttatttgcTGGATTTGTTGAAGGTTAGCTGGGTCGAAATTATGTTCTCCTCTGCTGCTGTGTTTCGGACAGAATTTGAGTTGGAGTTCTTCGTTGCGATGTGTGCAGGGCGATTTCGAACTTGAGCTGGACACCCTGATTTTTCCAGTAGATTTGGGAATTTTTGGTGACCTCCTCGTTGCCGGGGTTTAGcgatcgaggtgggttacatcggtttattcctaagtatatattagtcgacatgtatgattttcggatttttggtaaatcatgttgtagatcAGGTTGTTGATCGTATCATGGTTAAAAATAATCAGCATTGAGAACATGACTTGtaaccataaatatacatgttggacttggattcgacttaggagaaaacgcgaTAATGATcggcatatgttaaactacctgatttagccctaggggccattgtatgattttatactgttgcagtattatcatattgagaattccagttagtttagatttcagttacacTCGTGCGGGgatgccgagtgaatttttaaaatagcgtttaggctgttccggactgttagGTGCCGTcggagttgacggtggacccgtatcgcctgtttggcgtcggattgtgccgagagcacgttacctgttggttgttagaccaattAGAATCGGTTACTTGACTGTGGCTTGAGAtagagtctgattgagctcgacaaagatacgctgcatactcggttgggtagctcccacgagtgccactccggagacgggcgttgtgctttcgcgttggtgtcgctcatgccggttggacttactctccacgAATCAGTTAGTGtagaggtagctggatagtcgcaactgggcagggacgggtgtgttcacagtcccagggacgggtatgcttacagtcccgattggattgggtcagatttgacatttcctacggttggttagtgtagagcttGATAGCGTAGTGTTTCATAGCagtagattttattcctgcatttactactatctttgctcccttccgtagacttagtgggtggaccgatgagttgagggcggtacccacggaggactacttatttttacagtaattctcacgcccagttgttactttgtgttttgcagagcctgctgttccggctgctgcgtCTTCTGAggctgatcgaggcaagggcgtcgcgaactagagccctacccgacgagttgcTGAGATAGAGGATCACCAGCTGCAGGTAGTCCTGGTTTACTTTTGAGCTTTTGTACATACTGATGCTagatctcgctggagcgagtacttCTGTACTTAGTTATCTCGTTTGTATATGAGATTTGTTCGTTCTACCTGCTTAGTCTCTTTACAACTCtaca
Protein-coding regions in this window:
- the LOC109718183 gene encoding mannan endo-1,4-beta-mannosidase 4-like — its product is MSSVQYYLIAGRGCRGEANSSSNYINVIGGFVGVEGTGFVVNGSAFYFNGFNAYWLMLVAANANATANATATANANATATATAPQRGEVTAALEQAAGHGLTLGRTWAFSDGGAWPLQYSPGSYNEAMFQGLDFVVSEAGKHGIYLILSLVNNYKDFGGRPQYVEWARDRGENVTSDDDFYRNEIVKGYYKNHVKTVVTRVNTISRVAYRDDPTILAWELINEPRCEDDLSGATLQGWIAEMGGYVKSIDRAHLVEIGMEGFYGASSQFRKQFNPNGLVFGTDFVPNNQVQGIDFATIHAYPGIWLSNWTNEEQLRYLRDWTQAHVEDSAALVKKPLLFTEFGKSLRDSGSGVPQRDALLEAAFDSIYGSAQNGGPLAGGLFWQLLTDGMDGLKDGYEIILSLNSSTSKIISNQSLRLWNLVGKHQAISTETRG